ACGCCTCGTTCGGCGACTGGCGCCCGTTCGAGGGTTTCCGCCATACGGTCGAGCATTCCGTGTACGTGCGCGCCGATCGCCGCGGCACTGGCATCGGCAAGGCCTTGATGGGAGAATTGATCGCGCGGGCGCGCGGCCTGGGCAAGCACGTGATGGTGGCGGGCATCGAGGCGGGCAATGCCGGCTCGATCGCCCTGCACAAGCAGCTGGGCTTTGCGGAAGTGGGCTTGATGCGGCAAGTCGGCACCAAGTTCGGCGCCTGGCTGGACCTGGCGTTTTTGCAACTGCAGCTCGACACGCGCAGCGATCCGGACGGCATCGCGCCGCCCGGTTGAGGTCAAACAGAAATCAAGGATCGATCTCCGGTGGCGGCCGGCGCAGCGCCATATGTTCCCACACGGCCACCAATACCAGCACGCAGCTGGTGATGCAGGCCAGGATCAAAGGTGAATACAGGCGGCCGTAGGCCATCGGGATCAGCGCCAGAATGATCAAAATGCCCAGCAGATGCGACAGCGGCGGCGCGGCGCGCTCGCTGCTGACCCATTTGAACAGCGCATTGCCCAGCAAATACAGGATCGGCCCGCCCAGCAAGGCGCTGATGCCGGCAAAACTCGCTTCATCCGGATGCACGAGGGCCAGTTCATCGGCCACGGCGCAAACGATCACGCCGCCCACGATCAGCACGTGGATATACGTGTACGCCTTGCGGGCGATGCGGCCCGGATCTTTCGAATGGGCGATGCGGTGGTGGCCCGCCTCGGCGCCCGTGTCGAAATAGATCCACCACATGGCGATGCTGCCGACCAGGGCCGACAAGAAGCCCAGCCAGTTGGCGGCCGTCCATTCCAGTCCGGCAAACGTGGCGCCCGTCACCAGCAACGATTCGCCGAGGGCGATGATGACGAACAGGCCGCAGCGTTCGGCCATGTGGCCGCCATCGACATCCCAGTCGGCCGTCGTCGAACGGCCCAGGCCAGGCAGGCCGAACTGCATCCACGGGCCGGCCAGGTCGATCAGCAGGGCCGCGCCCCACCAGAAGATGCGCTGCTCGGGCGACGCGAGGCCGCCGGCGATCCAGAAAAACCCGGACAACACGGCCCACAGGGCGATGCGCTGGAAATTGCGGCGGCGCGACA
Above is a genomic segment from Janthinobacterium sp. 64 containing:
- a CDS encoding GNAT family N-acetyltransferase, with protein sequence MQIRDAHAGDIEAILAIYNDAVSHTLAIWNERTVDAANRAAWLADREKAGYPVLVAIDAQGTVAGYASFGDWRPFEGFRHTVEHSVYVRADRRGTGIGKALMGELIARARGLGKHVMVAGIEAGNAGSIALHKQLGFAEVGLMRQVGTKFGAWLDLAFLQLQLDTRSDPDGIAPPG
- a CDS encoding low temperature requirement protein A, coding for MRKSLLRTRGGQDSGKVGMIELFFDLVFVFAVTQLSHGLLAHLSAMGWLQTGLLLMAVWWVWIFTSWITNWLDPERIPVRISLFALMLGGLIMSASIPEAFGTRGLAFAGAYVAMQVGRPLFAWWAVRHEALSRRRNFQRIALWAVLSGFFWIAGGLASPEQRIFWWGAALLIDLAGPWMQFGLPGLGRSTTADWDVDGGHMAERCGLFVIIALGESLLVTGATFAGLEWTAANWLGFLSALVGSIAMWWIYFDTGAEAGHHRIAHSKDPGRIARKAYTYIHVLIVGGVIVCAVADELALVHPDEASFAGISALLGGPILYLLGNALFKWVSSERAAPPLSHLLGILIILALIPMAYGRLYSPLILACITSCVLVLVAVWEHMALRRPPPEIDP